A portion of the Micromonospora tarapacensis genome contains these proteins:
- a CDS encoding MBL fold metallo-hydrolase, whose product MRLTKYAHSCLRVEHDGGVLVVDPGMFSEPAVALDGADAVLVTHEHPDHLDVEAVNRQLERCPLVIHGPAALAATLGDAAEVLRPVTAGESFTAAGIPVRAHGGRHAVIHPDIPVIDNLGYVLNDVVYHPGDALFVPDDIQVDTLFAPIHAPWSKFSEVVDFIRAVAPRRVFALHDALLNDNGYAVLDRQYTALSGSHYQRLEPGSRIDG is encoded by the coding sequence ATGCGGCTCACCAAGTACGCCCACTCGTGCCTGCGGGTCGAGCACGACGGGGGAGTGCTGGTCGTCGATCCCGGGATGTTCAGCGAGCCGGCGGTGGCGCTGGACGGGGCCGACGCGGTGCTGGTCACCCACGAGCACCCCGACCATCTCGACGTCGAGGCGGTCAACCGGCAACTGGAGCGGTGCCCGCTGGTCATCCACGGCCCCGCCGCACTGGCCGCCACGCTCGGCGACGCGGCCGAGGTGCTGCGCCCGGTCACCGCCGGTGAGTCGTTCACCGCCGCCGGCATACCGGTCCGCGCCCACGGCGGTCGACATGCGGTGATCCACCCCGACATCCCGGTGATCGACAACCTCGGCTACGTCCTCAACGACGTCGTGTACCACCCGGGCGATGCCCTGTTCGTCCCCGACGACATCCAGGTGGACACCCTGTTCGCCCCGATACACGCGCCCTGGTCGAAGTTCTCCGAGGTGGTGGACTTCATCCGGGCGGTGGCCCCGCGCCGGGTCTTCGCGCTGCACGACGCCCTGCTCAACGACAACGGCTACGCGGTGCTCGACCGGCAGTACACGGCCCTGTCCGGCAGCCACTACCAGCGGCTGGAGCCGGGCAGCCGGATCGACGGCTGA
- a CDS encoding DUF4349 domain-containing protein yields the protein MRIGRTRRHGTAAVAALVALLVLAGCGSGRGGDESTAAGTTADAAAPAQEGGAGAPGESRDGAGVATDTRVDQRAIIYTGSIRVKVDDVDAAARTATAAATRAGGFVGGDQRRSSDADAVAELELRVPADRFYAVVEELAGLGSQERREIGTQDVTEETIDLDARITSQRARVESARRLLAQATSIGDLVAVENELARREADLASLEAKKRRLDDLTALSTITVTLVGPDATVAEEESQIGFLVGLNGGWKVFLTSMTVLVTVLGAILPWLLVLGVPAGALWWLSRRRRRHQPVEPALVAPAGTPAPPGVSATPPVPGARSAP from the coding sequence ATGCGGATCGGAAGAACTCGCCGTCACGGGACCGCGGCGGTGGCGGCGCTGGTGGCACTGCTGGTGCTCGCCGGCTGCGGAAGTGGCCGCGGCGGCGACGAGTCGACAGCGGCGGGCACGACGGCCGATGCCGCCGCGCCGGCCCAGGAGGGTGGCGCCGGCGCGCCGGGCGAGTCCCGGGACGGCGCCGGCGTGGCAACGGACACCCGGGTCGACCAGCGGGCCATCATCTACACCGGATCGATCCGGGTGAAGGTGGACGATGTGGATGCCGCCGCGCGGACCGCCACCGCCGCGGCCACCCGGGCCGGCGGCTTCGTCGGCGGGGACCAGCGCCGCAGCTCCGACGCCGATGCCGTGGCGGAGCTGGAACTACGGGTGCCGGCGGACCGGTTCTACGCGGTCGTGGAGGAGCTGGCGGGCCTCGGTAGCCAGGAGCGTCGGGAGATCGGCACCCAGGACGTCACCGAGGAGACCATCGACCTCGACGCCCGGATCACCAGCCAGCGGGCCCGGGTGGAGAGCGCCCGCCGGCTGCTCGCCCAGGCCACCTCGATCGGTGACCTGGTGGCGGTGGAGAACGAGCTGGCCCGCCGCGAGGCCGACCTCGCCTCGCTGGAGGCGAAGAAACGCCGGTTGGACGACCTGACCGCACTGTCCACGATCACCGTCACCCTGGTCGGGCCGGACGCCACGGTCGCCGAGGAGGAGAGCCAGATCGGCTTCCTGGTCGGGCTCAACGGCGGCTGGAAGGTCTTCCTGACCTCGATGACCGTCCTGGTCACCGTGCTCGGAGCGATCCTGCCGTGGCTGCTGGTGCTGGGCGTGCCGGCGGGGGCGTTGTGGTGGTTGAGCCGCCGGCGACGCCGGCACCAGCCGGTGGAGCCGGCTCTGGTGGCACCGGCCGGCACGCCGGCACCGCCGGGAGTCAGCGCAACTCCACCAGTGCCTGGAGCGCGGTCTGCACCATGA